From the Leucoraja erinacea ecotype New England chromosome 33, Leri_hhj_1, whole genome shotgun sequence genome, one window contains:
- the snrpa1 gene encoding U2 small nuclear ribonucleoprotein A', with translation MVKLTAELIELAAQFTNAVRDRELDLRGYKIPVVENLGATLDQFDSIDFSDNEIRKLDGFPLLRRLKSLLLNNNRICRIGEGLEQALPNLRELVLTNNNLQELGDLDTLSTIKSLEFLSLLRNPVTSKKHYRLYVIHKAPQIRVLDFQKVKLKERQEADRMFKGKRGAQLAKDITKKTKTFTPGAGLSGEKKKAGPTGPEVEAIKNAIANASTLAEVEKLKGMLQAGQIPGRDRKTGATDEVEEEDMEADSVTNGN, from the exons ATGGTGAAGCTGACGGCGGAGCTGATCGAGTTGGCGGCGCAGTTCACCAACGCCGTGCGGGACCGGGAACTCGACCTTCGCG GATATAAGATTCCAGTTGTGGAGAATTTGGGGGCGACTCTTGATCAGTTCGACTCCATTGACTTCTCGGACAATGAAATACGGAAATTGGATGGATTTCCATTGCTGCGGAGACTGAAGAGTCTGTTGTTGAACAATAACCGGATCTG TCGTATCGGTGAAGGCCTTGAACAGGCGCTGCCGAACCTGCGGGAATTGGTCCTCACCAACAACAATCTGCAGGAACTG GGCGATCTGGATACACTTTCAACCATCAAGTCGCTTGAGTTTCTGAG CCTCCTGAGAAATCCTGTCACAAGTAAGAAGCATTATCGCCTCTATGTGATCCACAAAGCTCCACAGATCAGAGTTCTGGATTTCCAGAAGGTCAAGCTGAAG GAACGTCAGGAAGCGGATCGGATGTTTAAAGGCAAACGTGGGGCGCAGCTTGCCAAGGATATAACCAAGAAAACCAAGAC TTTCACACCAGGTGCAGGATTGtcaggggagaagaagaaagcaGGTCCTACAGGACCTGAAGTTGAAGCTATTAAG AATGCGATTGCCAATGCATCAACCCTGGCTGAGGTGGAGAAATTGAAAGGAATGTTGCAGGCTGGGCAAATCCCAGGCAGAGACAGGAAGACTG GCGCTACAGATGAAGTTGAGGAAGAAGATATGGAGGCGGATTCTGTAACCAACGGCAACTAA